CATGTCGCATTTTACCACCTCATTAGAGTTCACCAGATCGGACGAATTGGCTCTGCCATCTCATGAGTCCGCTGGtattacctcttttttttccttctacaagTCTCAACAGCTAGCAAACGAGCTGATCTCAAACTTAAGCAAGAAGCAAGCGTGGACGCAGCAATCCCATTCTCCCTTCACGTATTAATCGCTTCTGAAACAGTCCCGAGCAACAACACAAGCAGTTCTAGTTAGATTAAAACTGATCACTGCATTCttgcatgagaaaaaaaaaaagaggaatctCATGTTTTATACAGTGTTGGCTGACACACTTAGCTTTGGAAAGGATTTTGGGATTCTGTTccctttatttaaatttaaataggaaaaaaagcgCCATGTTCCTGAGTTGAGAATTGTTAAGCTTTCCCTGACAGCAAGGTAAAATAAAGCTCCTCCAAGCGTAACCAAGTAAAAagttcctattaaaaaaaaaaaaaaatctaagcacATCAAGAGATCTCAAAGCAAATCTGACACTGCTGTGTGAAGAAAAGGTTCTCACCTTCATCTAACTccaaaattacaaaaacaagTCTCTACTTTTTGTTAAGTTCAAACAACTCTTCTCACACACAGGTTGATGCAGAATTACCGAATAATTGTTCGCCCCACAACCGAAGAAACAGGAAATTCACGTGTGCTTAGAGATCTCCGCAGAAACAGATTTTACGATAACAATGGGTGCTTGGAAATTCGCTTAAGGGGAATTTTGTCTtcatcagttttatttgcttttctcacCAGAGCACTCAGAACACATTCAGTCATATGTTTAGAGCTGCCATGGCCTTCACCAAGGTGACATGGTTGTTTGAGTCCGACTCTCTCCTGCTGCTATCTGCACAGTTACTCTTGTTGGCCAAGACCTTTTGTCGGTGCCTTTCTTCCTGCCGCTTCTTCTTCTCTAGCCGCTGctgttccttcttttgttttttagatACCTGAAAGGGAAGGATGAAAACACAAAGTTGAAAACACACGTCTTCTGCTCagttggggaaaaataatacaCTGGAAAGGAGACAAGCAAGGTACCAAAGCAGCTGCCAGAGAATGTTTATTCCAAACTACTTATCAGGACTTTATTTTGTGTCATTTTGGGAAGAGTGCCACATACCACTGTTCAATGTTAGTATCAGAGAAGTCACAGCTGTAGCAGCAACAAAATCCGGTAAGCGGAAGCTCTTTTTAATTCCAAGGAGAAGGTAGTTGCTGATTAAGCAATCCTTATCATTCCCCTAATCGCTAAAGGGCGTGCAAATCACTGCCAAACCACCCTTCACGTACCTTTGGGTTTCTGCTAGCTTGATTCTCTTCATCGGATCTAGCCTgtcctttgctgttttctgtttcacctTGATGCAAGCTCCGATTTCCAAAGATTCTTGAACCACTTCCGTTTTCTTCTCGCAGAGTTCTGCTACACAATTTCTGATCTTTGCTCTGGGGATCACACTGCTCCTCAGTACCTACCAACAACAGAGGTTTTTGTCAGACACACTCTACCCAGAAGCTGTCTCACTGTCAGCCAATTCCTTCTTTCTGGAACAGTGGTTATTTTGGAAGCCAGATTGAATCTGCCCTCACTAATAACCTTCCTGAGCACAGAAAGGCTGAGGTGGCAGCACAGCCAACAGCAACCTTCAGCTGCTACTGTCCCTGTTGAACTGCTGTTTACAGTGAACACTAACGTCAGACAGCGTTCTTCTGAAGCACCAGGTGACAAACTCCGCGTACTTACTGATTCTTTCCACTTCATTCACTTGAAAGACGGCAAATATTGCAGATTCTATATTGTAGTCTTCCACTTCCAGAATCTGGCTTACTAAATCAATGTCCTGTTCACAAGAGGAGAAAGATAACACTGAAGAGAGTTCAAATCACTGACATACATTCATTTAACAACCATCTGCACCACTGAGAGAGGGTTGCTGTCTGCTTTTATGACCTTTCAATTAGCCTGCattccatttctgaaaaaggtgagggagaaaaatcttaaaatccTGAAGATATCAGGAAAAAGGAATATGCTGTTTCAGCGTAACTTTCACTCTTGGCCCTTCTGTTCTATGCATTTGCACAGTGCAAGCAGCAATTGGCCGGAACCGCGCAAGCTATCCAGTGACAACAGCCAAGATTCACTGATTATCTAATCATTTGGGATGTTCAACTACAGACATCCTCAAAGGATTTCGTATCTTACAGAATTTGTTTCAAAGTCAATTTTCTGAGAGATTGCAAGACAAACCTTCCACAATTATTAGCTATCCACAGAGAGTACATATTTCATCCGCATTTTGAGGGTTCAGTCTAGCATGAAATGCATCCTGATTTATGGCTGTGGTACTGAAATTGTCCAAGATGaatattttttagaatttttccCAAGGCTACTTTCACGTATCAAGAAAGTCTGAACATTAAGCACAAAAAGGCTACTCAATACTTACTGAACATCCAGTTGCATTACACACTTTTTGTATAGCATCTTCCATTTCAACTTCAATCTCATCTTCAGAGTCACCCTTCTGTGGCttcacttcctcctccttatTCGAATCATTTTTGCAAAGCatctgcaagaaaagcaaagcccagcAGGTCACACAAGCATGCAGCAATTTCATTAtatgcagcaaaaaaaatctgacatcataataaattattatggcacacttttctcagaaatatcCTGTGTCGAAGGATCTTGGAAATTGTCTAACTTCCATCATCActgacaccatttcccacaaCTCATACACTACTGAGCAGGCTCTCGCATACCACAAGATCATGCATACCAATAAACAATCCCTGGCTTTTTAAACGCagtattaattttattacaaTACCACACATTATACAGTTGTGTGCAGAGAACCTCAAGGACAGCACAGCTTACTCCTTAACACGAAAAAGTGAGAGATGAAGAGGACTGTTGTATCCAGCTGTTGCATTTCCagctctttcctcccttccctttgtTTTTGCATTCGAGGTGCACAAGTATGTAATTTAGATGGGGTTGCTTCAAGACATCTACAGCCCACATCACAGCACAGATTCGGGATGGATTTTCAGCCAAGTAATTTAAACACTTCACAGCCTGTCTCAAGAGAGCAGGCAGCCCTAGTTACCACGACCTTAGGGGCTTTGCTATCCCCAGCATGACACAGGGACCAAATTCTTTTCTCAATCTCAATGCAAACGAGAAAGGAAATCAACTGGTAAcattcatctgttttgtttatcGCCCACAGCTGACTCAGGTCATTCTGTCATAACCAACCTCCATCTGAAGGTACGCTGGAGCTTCAGAATCGTCATTGATTCTCCTCACACTGTCGTAGTGCTCTCCATAACGATACGCAATATGAAGTTCCCTCACGTTGTTTTTGTCCGTGCCCCGAAtctaaatgaaacaaataaattgCAAATGAGGATTTGGAATCAACTTCAGCATCgtatttttcaaagtattatttttttgaagcaaTGATAAACACTGTGATCGGAAGCAAAGTACGTAGCTACTGAAGCATCTTTAAACAGGAAGCACTGACCTAATACTCCAGATGTGCCTACAGTAACAACAGCGCTCCTGTCTCAAGCGTAATGTTTGAAAAACAGATACACAACCTTGGGTCAGCTACATCATAACAAACAAAAGATGGTATAAACTATTTCAGTGGAAAGCTCAAAACTATTTTCTAAACTTTCCACAGGAGCTATTAGTTTTCTGATCATCTTCCTAGACCCAATCTCAGTGACAGCTCCCATTCAGTGTAcaatgccttttttccccctcaaacacgaggaaaaaaaagagtccgTTCAAGTTATGAACACAGTGGAAACAGTCACCCAGAGTAAGTTTTGTTCTGCAGTTGGGACAAGATGCTGTTTTAACAGTTAGCATTCGAAGTGgctatgttttgtttttaaaagaaagtctaACAGAAATAAAGCCAAACGATGAAAATGTATTAACTCCTTTCAGGAGCACTGTTAACAACCAAATGTTCCTTTGCTTTGTCAGCACCAAGTGCAGCAGTTTCCATAGAAAATTCCCGCTCTGAGTATTATCTGTACTGATGCAAGAATAGTTCCTACCCCGATCATCAGTGTCTCAAACTACTCGCTAAAAGCTACACAGCGTTCCAACTCTTGCAAGGAATGCAGAAAATTACACCGCATTTGCTTACCTGTCAAGCCAGAGTTCAAAGATCTGACAGCTTTCCTGGAGAAGATGTCAGCAAGCAAACGACAAGAAATGCTTGCTTTAGGGCTCCAGAATTTCTCAATCCTTTTACGTCTTTGAATCAGCTTATCCCAACTTACGGAATATACACCAAGTCACCTTTCAACGACATCCGTGGTTTGCATTGCACTAATGACTTCAGATTTCATAACAGCTATTCTCCATGCATCTATTTTACACTTGCTCACCTTTAAGTTCCAACTCAACACTTGCTTATACTTAACGCCTGCCTTTTATCCTATTAAGTTATGCAACGTGTTGGAACTCAGTAGAActtattttcaacatttctccTCTGCCAGAGCCTAAACAGGTATCTAACAAATCCCAAAGCTCTTGAAAGATTATTCTGAAAATTAGCCAGTTTAGCTCTCAGTAGCGAAGCCTCTTTTTGCGTGCTCTTCCCACAATACACTGGAACTGTAAGTAAAAGAGAGCTGCAgctaaaaaaaggcaaaaacgTTGAAAAAAGGTAAGCAGTTATCCAAAAAGCCAATAAAATAACCTATACATCTGAGCTAACTCGAAGCTCTACATTTACAGTCACTATCaaaaaaggtaaagggtgtTTAAAGCCCTAAGAAGTCCATGCAGAGATGCCCATCTCCAAAGAGCTTTTGATTAGGCCAGAGTCTGAGAAACAGCTGGAGGTCCTGAACACTTCTGCTCACAGTTTTCCAGCTTAGCTGTAGTGGATACAAATGGTTCTCTTAAAATTAAAGGGTAACTCACCATCTGCTTTAGAGTTGGGACCAAAGGAGATGTTCACACCATCTGCTTTAAGCATCTTGCTGATCTGCCTCTCTGTAAATGCTCTCTTTGGAATCTAATCTTTCTAAAATTTTGCTGGGGCTCCAAAccagggagagaggggaaaaagttatGTCGAAGtatagaaaattaagaaaaaagggTGTCCTGGGTTAGTCCAGTCTAGCAACTTGCTAACATTGTCACCATGTTGTGATGCCCTACACACTTTGATGTCGTGATGTATCCTCTGTGCGAGTAGGAGACTCCTTATGTTACAACTATTAACAACTCTACTTACGCCATTCTCAAGCACCTAATACAACCCTTCACTAACAAGACTACGCTCAGGCAAAACAGAACCTCATGACAAACTCTGTATTTACAACCCTGGAAAGGTCAATGAATAGGGAAGAAGAGTTGAAGGTTTTCAAGAGGATATACAAAATATCGGTAAGAGTTAAGTACACTGAGGCGAGTATCCAGTtcaaaacagtaacaaaacatGAACAGCATCCCCATGAACTCTCCTGCAGGGTCACTACCTCTGTACACTCTCGCAGGTCAAGCAGTGGAGTATGTCGGTTAGCTGTCTTACTGCCCATGGCTGCCATATAAATAAGAGTTTAAACCTGTTTGGGTTCAGGAATCCACCCGACACtgtttcaaatgtatttaagacTCCACTGACAGCTTTCATCCGGTCTTTTATCTTTATTGCCCTGTTTAATCTATATAATTCATTGGTTCTGTCTGTAAACTGGGGCCAGAAACAATTCTGGTTTGAATACAGGTTCTCACTTGCCCAATGAACAGGCAGAGATTGAGCGTGGACCCATTCCAGTGTGGACTTgccacagaaaaacaacagaagagagagcaggaaggacCTGATGGATTACTTGTTCCAGTGCCCCACAGTCAGAGGAAACCATACCACACAGTCCTCTCCAGAAGcttcttccctcttctgccCAGTCCAGAACCTCACTTCTCCAACTGTCAGAAGCCTTCTCATTCCAAAGCCCATGCAGAATTCCAACACACGGCAGGGACTGCCCTGCTATACCCTCACCTCCATATTCCTGAACCTTATCGTACAGGTTTCCTTAAGCCTGGCTCAAATTCCTGTCAGAAAAGTCACCTCATATATAGTCTGATCTTCAAGAGAGAGAAACATATCAATGAAGCTAGTAGCttaaaaccaaactaaaacatGCTGCTCTGTCTCCACACACTTATCTTTCATGCATTcgttgttttctttcattccctctcctcccagctgaaATCTGGAGTGTTTTCCTTCAAGGCTGAAAAAGCAAGCACAGCTCTACACCATGCCCAGCTAACTATGGCTATCAACTGCTCTCTTTTAATAGATTAGGAAGTTTCAACACTATTTGTATTCATCAGCTAAAAATTAGGCCAAAATATAGAAGTTTCGTTTCTCACCTGCCACAGTGGAGCATTAAGCTGATGAATAACCACATTCATTTGATTGTTCCTTGCAAAGGCCACAATAGCATCGTTGCCAGCAAAGGTACCAGGCTTTGCCAAATTGgtaactaaaggaaaaaacattcagaag
This is a stretch of genomic DNA from Gymnogyps californianus isolate 813 chromosome 21, ASM1813914v2, whole genome shotgun sequence. It encodes these proteins:
- the OTUD3 gene encoding LOW QUALITY PROTEIN: OTU domain-containing protein 3 (The sequence of the model RefSeq protein was modified relative to this genomic sequence to represent the inferred CDS: inserted 1 base in 1 codon) yields the protein MSRKQAAKARPAAGARKARRARQPPAGPDRGRGSGGGXLAGQLRALGLKLREVPGDGNCLFRALGDQLEGHSRNHLRHRQETVDYMIKQREDFEPFVEDDVPFEKHVTNLAKPGTFAGNDAIVAFARNNQMNVVIHQLNAPLWQIRGTDKNNVRELHIAYRYGEHYDSVRRINDDSEAPAYLQMDLQMLCKNDSNKEEEVKPQKGDSEDEIEVEMEDAIQKVCNATGCSDIDLVSQILEVEDYNIESAIFAVFQVNEVERISTEEQCDPQSKDQKLCSRTLREENGSGSRIFGNRSLHQGETENSKGQARSDEENQASRNPKVSKKQKKEQQRLEKKKRQEERHRQKVLANKSNCADSSRRESDSNNHVTLVKAMAALNI